The Pan paniscus chromosome 3, NHGRI_mPanPan1-v2.0_pri, whole genome shotgun sequence genome includes a window with the following:
- the MFSD10 gene encoding major facilitator superfamily domain-containing protein 10 isoform X2 encodes MAVLPPQARGHRCVCGRSQPPSVGPRSPRSFHGEGQARRAQTMGDRLRQRSPEAPHTNLRPMGPLRGAGVVGPRRPGQESRPRGYAAAGSSSAPLRVLLTHSKAATRRTGENPATASGRKRTGRDIRHFRGVAWPGVAVPPLAACLVPCSVSVRPSVPSAQPRQARSEQPTMGWGGGGGCTPRPPIHQQPPERRVVTVVFLGLLLDLLAFTLLLPLLPRLLESHGRAHDPLYGSWQGGVDWFATAIGMPVEKRYNSVLFGGLIGSAFSVLQFLCAPLTGATSDCLGRRPVMLLCLMGVATSYAVWATSRSFAAFLASRLIGGISKGNVSLSTAIVADLGSPLARSQGMAVIGVAFSLGFTLGPMLGASLPLEMAPWFALLFAASDLLFIFCFLPETLPLEKRAPSMALGFRDAADLLSPLALLRFSAVARGQDPPSGDRLSSLRRLGLVYFLYLFLFSGLEYTLSFLTHQRFQFSSLQQGKMFFLIGLTMATIQGAYARRIHPGGEVAAVKRALLLLVPAFLLIGWGRSLPVLGLGLLLYSFAAAVVVPCLSSVVAGYGSPGQKGTVMGTLRSLGALARAAGPLVAASVYWLAGAQACFTTWSGLFLLPFFLLQKLSYPAQTLKAE; translated from the exons ATGGCTGTGCTGCCGCCCCAGGCCCGCGGCCACCGCTGTGTGTGTGGCAGGAGTCAGCCCCCCAGCGTGGGGCCCCGAAGCCCGCGGTCCTTCCACGGGGAGGGCCAGGCCCGCAGGGCGCAGACGATGGGGGACAGGCTGCGCCAGCGCTCGCCTGAGGCCCCGCACACAAACCTCAGGCCCATGGGTCCGCTCCGCGGGGCAGGCGTCGTGGGCCCAAGGAGGCCAGGCCAGGAGTCTCGGCCTCGGGGTTACGCGGCGGCGGGCAGCTCTTCCGCTCCGCTCAGGGTGCTGCTAACCCACAGCAAAGCAGCGACCCGCAGGACCGGCGAGAACCCCGCCACTGCCTCCGGCCGGAAGAGAACGGGCAGAGATATACGTCACTTCCGGGGCGTGGCGTGGCCGGGCGTGGCTGTCCCGCCCCTGGCGGCGTGCCTGGTGCCGTGTTCCGTGTCTGTGCGACCGTCCGTCCCGAGCGCGCAGCCGCGGCAG GCCAGGTCAGAGCAGCCCACCAtgggatggggagggggtggaggCTGCACCCCGCGCCCACCCATCCACCAGCAGCCGCCGGAGCGCCGCGTGGTCACCGTTGtcttcctcggcctcctgctgGACCTCCTGGCCTTCACgctgctgctgcccctgctgcccaggctgttggAGAGCCACGGCCGTGCCCAC GACCCCCTCTATGGCTCCTGGCAGGGCGGGGTGGACTGGTTTGCCACCGCCATCGGGATGCCAGTGGAGAAGAGGTACAACAGTGTCCTGTTCGGAG GTCTCATTGGCTCGGCCTTCTCTGTCCTGCAGTTTCTGTGTGCGCCACTCACTGGGGCCACCTCTGACTGCTTGGGGAGGCGCCCGGTGATGCTGCTGTGCCTG ATGGGTGTGGCCACCTCATATGCAGTCTGGGCCACCTCTCGGAGCTTTGCGGCCTTCCTGGCCTCCAGGCTGATTGGGGGCATCAGCAAAGGGAACGTCAGCCTCTCCACGGCCATCGTTGCTGACCTGGGCTCGCCTCTGGCCCGCAGTCAAGGCATG GCGGTCATTGGGGTGGCCTTCTCACTGGGCTTCACCCTGGGCCCTATGCTCGGAGCCTCCCTGCCCCTGGAAATGGCACCCTGGTTTGCCCTGCTCTTCGCAGCCTCCGACCTGCTGTTCATCTTCTGCTTCCTGCCAGAGACGCTGCCCCTGGAGAAACGG GCGCCCTCTATGGCCCTGGGGTTCCGTGATGCGGCTGATCTGCTCAGCCCCCTGGCCCTGCTGCGCTTCTCGGCTGTCGCTCGTGGCCAGGACCCACCCTCTGGAGACA GGCTCAGCAGCCTGCGCCGCCTGGGCCTAGTCTACTTCCTCTACCTCTTCCTGTTCTCGGGCCTGGAGTACACGCTGAGCTTCCTCACACACCAGCGCTTCCAGTTCAGTAG CCTACAGCAGGGGAAGATGTTTTTCCTCATCGGCCTCACCATGGCCACCATCCAGGGTGCCTATGCCCGGCGGATCCACCCTGGCGGGGAAGTTGCTGCCGTGAAGCGG GCCCTCCTGCTGCTGGTGCCTGCCTTCCTCCTCATCGGCTGGGGACGTTCTCTGCCCGTGCTGGGCCTGGGGCTGCTGCTCTACTCCTTTG CCGCCGCCGTTGTGGTGCCCTGCCTGTCCTCCGTGGTCGCTGGCTATG GCTCACCAGGGCAGAAGGGCACGGTCATGGGTACACTGCGCAGCCTAGGCGCTCTGGCCAGGGCCGCGGGGCCCCTGGTGGCCGCTTCAG TGTACTGGCTGGCCGGGGCCCAGGCCTGCTTCACCACGTGGTCCGGGCTCTTTTtgctccccttcttcctcctgcAGAAGCTGAGTTATCCGGCACAGACGCTCAAGGCTGAGtag
- the MFSD10 gene encoding major facilitator superfamily domain-containing protein 10 isoform X4 — translation MGWGGGGGCTPRPPIHQQPPERRVVTVVFLGLLLDLLAFTLLLPLLPRLLESHGRAHDPLYGSWQGGVDWFATAIGMPVEKRYNSVLFGGLIGSAFSVLQFLCAPLTGATSDCLGRRPVMLLCLMGVATSYAVWATSRSFAAFLASRLIGGISKGNVSLSTAIVADLGSPLARSQGMAVIGVAFSLGFTLGPMLGASLPLEMAPWFALLFAASDLLFIFCFLPETLPLEKRAPSMALGFRDAADLLSPLALLRFSAVARGQDPPSGDRLSSLRRLGLVYFLYLFLFSGLEYTLSFLTHQRFQFSSLQQGKMFFLIGLTMATIQGAYARRIHPGGEVAAVKRALLLLVPAFLLIGWGRSLPVLGLGLLLYSFAAAVVVPCLSSVVAGYGSPGQKGTVMGTLRSLGALARAAGPLVAASVYWLAGAQACFTTWSGLFLLPFFLLQKLSYPAQTLKAE, via the exons AtgggatggggagggggtggaggCTGCACCCCGCGCCCACCCATCCACCAGCAGCCGCCGGAGCGCCGCGTGGTCACCGTTGtcttcctcggcctcctgctgGACCTCCTGGCCTTCACgctgctgctgcccctgctgcccaggctgttggAGAGCCACGGCCGTGCCCAC GACCCCCTCTATGGCTCCTGGCAGGGCGGGGTGGACTGGTTTGCCACCGCCATCGGGATGCCAGTGGAGAAGAGGTACAACAGTGTCCTGTTCGGAG GTCTCATTGGCTCGGCCTTCTCTGTCCTGCAGTTTCTGTGTGCGCCACTCACTGGGGCCACCTCTGACTGCTTGGGGAGGCGCCCGGTGATGCTGCTGTGCCTG ATGGGTGTGGCCACCTCATATGCAGTCTGGGCCACCTCTCGGAGCTTTGCGGCCTTCCTGGCCTCCAGGCTGATTGGGGGCATCAGCAAAGGGAACGTCAGCCTCTCCACGGCCATCGTTGCTGACCTGGGCTCGCCTCTGGCCCGCAGTCAAGGCATG GCGGTCATTGGGGTGGCCTTCTCACTGGGCTTCACCCTGGGCCCTATGCTCGGAGCCTCCCTGCCCCTGGAAATGGCACCCTGGTTTGCCCTGCTCTTCGCAGCCTCCGACCTGCTGTTCATCTTCTGCTTCCTGCCAGAGACGCTGCCCCTGGAGAAACGG GCGCCCTCTATGGCCCTGGGGTTCCGTGATGCGGCTGATCTGCTCAGCCCCCTGGCCCTGCTGCGCTTCTCGGCTGTCGCTCGTGGCCAGGACCCACCCTCTGGAGACA GGCTCAGCAGCCTGCGCCGCCTGGGCCTAGTCTACTTCCTCTACCTCTTCCTGTTCTCGGGCCTGGAGTACACGCTGAGCTTCCTCACACACCAGCGCTTCCAGTTCAGTAG CCTACAGCAGGGGAAGATGTTTTTCCTCATCGGCCTCACCATGGCCACCATCCAGGGTGCCTATGCCCGGCGGATCCACCCTGGCGGGGAAGTTGCTGCCGTGAAGCGG GCCCTCCTGCTGCTGGTGCCTGCCTTCCTCCTCATCGGCTGGGGACGTTCTCTGCCCGTGCTGGGCCTGGGGCTGCTGCTCTACTCCTTTG CCGCCGCCGTTGTGGTGCCCTGCCTGTCCTCCGTGGTCGCTGGCTATG GCTCACCAGGGCAGAAGGGCACGGTCATGGGTACACTGCGCAGCCTAGGCGCTCTGGCCAGGGCCGCGGGGCCCCTGGTGGCCGCTTCAG TGTACTGGCTGGCCGGGGCCCAGGCCTGCTTCACCACGTGGTCCGGGCTCTTTTtgctccccttcttcctcctgcAGAAGCTGAGTTATCCGGCACAGACGCTCAAGGCTGAGtag
- the MFSD10 gene encoding major facilitator superfamily domain-containing protein 10 isoform X3, with protein sequence MGWGGGGGCTPRPPIHQQPPERRVVTVVFLGLLLDLLAFTLLLPLLPRLLESHGRAHDPLYGSWQGGVDWFATAIGMPVEKRYNSVLFGGLIGSAFSVLQFLCAPLTGATSDCLGRRPVMLLCLMGVATSYAVWATSRSFAAFLASRLIGGISKGNVSLSTAIVADLGSPLARSQGMAVIGVAFSLGFTLGPMLGASLPLEMAPWFALLFAASDLLFIFCFLPETLPLEKRAPSMALGFRDAADLLSPLALLRFSAVARGQDPPSGDRLSSLRRLGLVYFLYLFLFSGLEYTLSFLTHQRFQFSSLQQGKMFFLIGLTMATIQGAYARRIHPGGEVAAVKRALLLLVPAFLLIGWGRSLPVLGLGLLLYSFAAAVVVPCLSSVVAGYGSPGQKGTVMGTLRSLGALARAAGPLVAASGEGTGWCWGRLGAKHLPSPPKCQPPRGLGDATVSPQCTGWPGPRPASPRGPGSFCSPSSSCRS encoded by the exons AtgggatggggagggggtggaggCTGCACCCCGCGCCCACCCATCCACCAGCAGCCGCCGGAGCGCCGCGTGGTCACCGTTGtcttcctcggcctcctgctgGACCTCCTGGCCTTCACgctgctgctgcccctgctgcccaggctgttggAGAGCCACGGCCGTGCCCAC GACCCCCTCTATGGCTCCTGGCAGGGCGGGGTGGACTGGTTTGCCACCGCCATCGGGATGCCAGTGGAGAAGAGGTACAACAGTGTCCTGTTCGGAG GTCTCATTGGCTCGGCCTTCTCTGTCCTGCAGTTTCTGTGTGCGCCACTCACTGGGGCCACCTCTGACTGCTTGGGGAGGCGCCCGGTGATGCTGCTGTGCCTG ATGGGTGTGGCCACCTCATATGCAGTCTGGGCCACCTCTCGGAGCTTTGCGGCCTTCCTGGCCTCCAGGCTGATTGGGGGCATCAGCAAAGGGAACGTCAGCCTCTCCACGGCCATCGTTGCTGACCTGGGCTCGCCTCTGGCCCGCAGTCAAGGCATG GCGGTCATTGGGGTGGCCTTCTCACTGGGCTTCACCCTGGGCCCTATGCTCGGAGCCTCCCTGCCCCTGGAAATGGCACCCTGGTTTGCCCTGCTCTTCGCAGCCTCCGACCTGCTGTTCATCTTCTGCTTCCTGCCAGAGACGCTGCCCCTGGAGAAACGG GCGCCCTCTATGGCCCTGGGGTTCCGTGATGCGGCTGATCTGCTCAGCCCCCTGGCCCTGCTGCGCTTCTCGGCTGTCGCTCGTGGCCAGGACCCACCCTCTGGAGACA GGCTCAGCAGCCTGCGCCGCCTGGGCCTAGTCTACTTCCTCTACCTCTTCCTGTTCTCGGGCCTGGAGTACACGCTGAGCTTCCTCACACACCAGCGCTTCCAGTTCAGTAG CCTACAGCAGGGGAAGATGTTTTTCCTCATCGGCCTCACCATGGCCACCATCCAGGGTGCCTATGCCCGGCGGATCCACCCTGGCGGGGAAGTTGCTGCCGTGAAGCGG GCCCTCCTGCTGCTGGTGCCTGCCTTCCTCCTCATCGGCTGGGGACGTTCTCTGCCCGTGCTGGGCCTGGGGCTGCTGCTCTACTCCTTTG CCGCCGCCGTTGTGGTGCCCTGCCTGTCCTCCGTGGTCGCTGGCTATG GCTCACCAGGGCAGAAGGGCACGGTCATGGGTACACTGCGCAGCCTAGGCGCTCTGGCCAGGGCCGCGGGGCCCCTGGTGGCCGCTTCAGGTGAGGGCACGGGATGGTGCTGGGGCAGGCTGGGGGCCAAGCACCTGCCCTCGCCTCCCAAGTGCCAGCCCCCTCGGGGACTGGGTGACGCCACCGTCTCTCCGCAGTGTACTGGCTGGCCGGGGCCCAGGCCTGCTTCACCACGTGGTCCGGGCTCTTTTtgctccccttcttcctcctgcAGAAGCTGA
- the MFSD10 gene encoding major facilitator superfamily domain-containing protein 10 isoform X1 translates to MAVLPPQARGHRCVCGRSQPPSVGPRSPRSFHGEGQARRAQTMGDRLRQRSPEAPHTNLRPMGPLRGAGVVGPRRPGQESRPRGYAAAGSSSAPLRVLLTHSKAATRRTGENPATASGRKRTGRDIRHFRGVAWPGVAVPPLAACLVPCSVSVRPSVPSAQPRQARSEQPTMGWGGGGGCTPRPPIHQQPPERRVVTVVFLGLLLDLLAFTLLLPLLPRLLESHGRAHDPLYGSWQGGVDWFATAIGMPVEKRYNSVLFGGLIGSAFSVLQFLCAPLTGATSDCLGRRPVMLLCLMGVATSYAVWATSRSFAAFLASRLIGGISKGNVSLSTAIVADLGSPLARSQGMAVIGVAFSLGFTLGPMLGASLPLEMAPWFALLFAASDLLFIFCFLPETLPLEKRAPSMALGFRDAADLLSPLALLRFSAVARGQDPPSGDRLSSLRRLGLVYFLYLFLFSGLEYTLSFLTHQRFQFSSLQQGKMFFLIGLTMATIQGAYARRIHPGGEVAAVKRALLLLVPAFLLIGWGRSLPVLGLGLLLYSFAAAVVVPCLSSVVAGYGSPGQKGTVMGTLRSLGALARAAGPLVAASGEGTGWCWGRLGAKHLPSPPKCQPPRGLGDATVSPQCTGWPGPRPASPRGPGSFCSPSSSCRS, encoded by the exons ATGGCTGTGCTGCCGCCCCAGGCCCGCGGCCACCGCTGTGTGTGTGGCAGGAGTCAGCCCCCCAGCGTGGGGCCCCGAAGCCCGCGGTCCTTCCACGGGGAGGGCCAGGCCCGCAGGGCGCAGACGATGGGGGACAGGCTGCGCCAGCGCTCGCCTGAGGCCCCGCACACAAACCTCAGGCCCATGGGTCCGCTCCGCGGGGCAGGCGTCGTGGGCCCAAGGAGGCCAGGCCAGGAGTCTCGGCCTCGGGGTTACGCGGCGGCGGGCAGCTCTTCCGCTCCGCTCAGGGTGCTGCTAACCCACAGCAAAGCAGCGACCCGCAGGACCGGCGAGAACCCCGCCACTGCCTCCGGCCGGAAGAGAACGGGCAGAGATATACGTCACTTCCGGGGCGTGGCGTGGCCGGGCGTGGCTGTCCCGCCCCTGGCGGCGTGCCTGGTGCCGTGTTCCGTGTCTGTGCGACCGTCCGTCCCGAGCGCGCAGCCGCGGCAG GCCAGGTCAGAGCAGCCCACCAtgggatggggagggggtggaggCTGCACCCCGCGCCCACCCATCCACCAGCAGCCGCCGGAGCGCCGCGTGGTCACCGTTGtcttcctcggcctcctgctgGACCTCCTGGCCTTCACgctgctgctgcccctgctgcccaggctgttggAGAGCCACGGCCGTGCCCAC GACCCCCTCTATGGCTCCTGGCAGGGCGGGGTGGACTGGTTTGCCACCGCCATCGGGATGCCAGTGGAGAAGAGGTACAACAGTGTCCTGTTCGGAG GTCTCATTGGCTCGGCCTTCTCTGTCCTGCAGTTTCTGTGTGCGCCACTCACTGGGGCCACCTCTGACTGCTTGGGGAGGCGCCCGGTGATGCTGCTGTGCCTG ATGGGTGTGGCCACCTCATATGCAGTCTGGGCCACCTCTCGGAGCTTTGCGGCCTTCCTGGCCTCCAGGCTGATTGGGGGCATCAGCAAAGGGAACGTCAGCCTCTCCACGGCCATCGTTGCTGACCTGGGCTCGCCTCTGGCCCGCAGTCAAGGCATG GCGGTCATTGGGGTGGCCTTCTCACTGGGCTTCACCCTGGGCCCTATGCTCGGAGCCTCCCTGCCCCTGGAAATGGCACCCTGGTTTGCCCTGCTCTTCGCAGCCTCCGACCTGCTGTTCATCTTCTGCTTCCTGCCAGAGACGCTGCCCCTGGAGAAACGG GCGCCCTCTATGGCCCTGGGGTTCCGTGATGCGGCTGATCTGCTCAGCCCCCTGGCCCTGCTGCGCTTCTCGGCTGTCGCTCGTGGCCAGGACCCACCCTCTGGAGACA GGCTCAGCAGCCTGCGCCGCCTGGGCCTAGTCTACTTCCTCTACCTCTTCCTGTTCTCGGGCCTGGAGTACACGCTGAGCTTCCTCACACACCAGCGCTTCCAGTTCAGTAG CCTACAGCAGGGGAAGATGTTTTTCCTCATCGGCCTCACCATGGCCACCATCCAGGGTGCCTATGCCCGGCGGATCCACCCTGGCGGGGAAGTTGCTGCCGTGAAGCGG GCCCTCCTGCTGCTGGTGCCTGCCTTCCTCCTCATCGGCTGGGGACGTTCTCTGCCCGTGCTGGGCCTGGGGCTGCTGCTCTACTCCTTTG CCGCCGCCGTTGTGGTGCCCTGCCTGTCCTCCGTGGTCGCTGGCTATG GCTCACCAGGGCAGAAGGGCACGGTCATGGGTACACTGCGCAGCCTAGGCGCTCTGGCCAGGGCCGCGGGGCCCCTGGTGGCCGCTTCAGGTGAGGGCACGGGATGGTGCTGGGGCAGGCTGGGGGCCAAGCACCTGCCCTCGCCTCCCAAGTGCCAGCCCCCTCGGGGACTGGGTGACGCCACCGTCTCTCCGCAGTGTACTGGCTGGCCGGGGCCCAGGCCTGCTTCACCACGTGGTCCGGGCTCTTTTtgctccccttcttcctcctgcAGAAGCTGA
- the MFSD10 gene encoding major facilitator superfamily domain-containing protein 10 isoform X5, with protein sequence MAVLPPQARGHRCVCGRSQPPSVGPRSPRSFHGEGQARRAQTMGDRLRQRSPEAPHTNLRPMGPLRGAGVVGPRRPGQESRPRGYAAAGSSSAPLRVLLTHSKAATRRTGENPATASGRKRTGRDIRHFRGVAWPGVAVPPLAACLVPCSVSVRPSVPSAQPRQARSEQPTMGWGGGGGCTPRPPIHQQPPERRVVTVVFLGLLLDLLAFTLLLPLLPRLLESHGRAHDPLYGSWQGGVDWFATAIGMPVEKRYNSVLFGGLIGSAFSVLQFLCAPLTGATSDCLGRRPVMLLCLMGVATSYAVWATSRSFAAFLASRLIGGISKGNVSLSTAIVADLGSPLARSQGMAVIGVAFSLGFTLGPMLGASLPLEMAPWFALLFAASDLLFIFCFLPETLPLEKRAPSMALGFRDAADLLSPLALLRFSAVARGQDPPSGDRLSSLRRLGLVYFLYLFLFSGLEYTLSFLTHQRFQFSRPSCCWCLPSSSSAGDVLCPCWAWGCCSTPLPPPLWCPACPPWSLAMAHQGRRARSWVHCAA encoded by the exons ATGGCTGTGCTGCCGCCCCAGGCCCGCGGCCACCGCTGTGTGTGTGGCAGGAGTCAGCCCCCCAGCGTGGGGCCCCGAAGCCCGCGGTCCTTCCACGGGGAGGGCCAGGCCCGCAGGGCGCAGACGATGGGGGACAGGCTGCGCCAGCGCTCGCCTGAGGCCCCGCACACAAACCTCAGGCCCATGGGTCCGCTCCGCGGGGCAGGCGTCGTGGGCCCAAGGAGGCCAGGCCAGGAGTCTCGGCCTCGGGGTTACGCGGCGGCGGGCAGCTCTTCCGCTCCGCTCAGGGTGCTGCTAACCCACAGCAAAGCAGCGACCCGCAGGACCGGCGAGAACCCCGCCACTGCCTCCGGCCGGAAGAGAACGGGCAGAGATATACGTCACTTCCGGGGCGTGGCGTGGCCGGGCGTGGCTGTCCCGCCCCTGGCGGCGTGCCTGGTGCCGTGTTCCGTGTCTGTGCGACCGTCCGTCCCGAGCGCGCAGCCGCGGCAG GCCAGGTCAGAGCAGCCCACCAtgggatggggagggggtggaggCTGCACCCCGCGCCCACCCATCCACCAGCAGCCGCCGGAGCGCCGCGTGGTCACCGTTGtcttcctcggcctcctgctgGACCTCCTGGCCTTCACgctgctgctgcccctgctgcccaggctgttggAGAGCCACGGCCGTGCCCAC GACCCCCTCTATGGCTCCTGGCAGGGCGGGGTGGACTGGTTTGCCACCGCCATCGGGATGCCAGTGGAGAAGAGGTACAACAGTGTCCTGTTCGGAG GTCTCATTGGCTCGGCCTTCTCTGTCCTGCAGTTTCTGTGTGCGCCACTCACTGGGGCCACCTCTGACTGCTTGGGGAGGCGCCCGGTGATGCTGCTGTGCCTG ATGGGTGTGGCCACCTCATATGCAGTCTGGGCCACCTCTCGGAGCTTTGCGGCCTTCCTGGCCTCCAGGCTGATTGGGGGCATCAGCAAAGGGAACGTCAGCCTCTCCACGGCCATCGTTGCTGACCTGGGCTCGCCTCTGGCCCGCAGTCAAGGCATG GCGGTCATTGGGGTGGCCTTCTCACTGGGCTTCACCCTGGGCCCTATGCTCGGAGCCTCCCTGCCCCTGGAAATGGCACCCTGGTTTGCCCTGCTCTTCGCAGCCTCCGACCTGCTGTTCATCTTCTGCTTCCTGCCAGAGACGCTGCCCCTGGAGAAACGG GCGCCCTCTATGGCCCTGGGGTTCCGTGATGCGGCTGATCTGCTCAGCCCCCTGGCCCTGCTGCGCTTCTCGGCTGTCGCTCGTGGCCAGGACCCACCCTCTGGAGACA GGCTCAGCAGCCTGCGCCGCCTGGGCCTAGTCTACTTCCTCTACCTCTTCCTGTTCTCGGGCCTGGAGTACACGCTGAGCTTCCTCACACACCAGCGCTTCCAGTTCAGTAG GCCCTCCTGCTGCTGGTGCCTGCCTTCCTCCTCATCGGCTGGGGACGTTCTCTGCCCGTGCTGGGCCTGGGGCTGCTGCTCTACTCCTTTG CCGCCGCCGTTGTGGTGCCCTGCCTGTCCTCCGTGGTCGCTGGCTATG GCTCACCAGGGCAGAAGGGCACGGTCATGGGTACACTGCGCAGCCTAG